Part of the Brevibacillus marinus genome, CTCACCTTCACTTCTTTCTTCTCGCGGTCAACTTTCGTAATCAATACCTTGATCTGATCACCAACGCTGTAAACATCCCGAAGGTCATCCACCCAACCATGATCAACCTCCGTTACCGGTACATTCACGACAATGCCACCAATTTCAACTTTCAGCCACTTGCTTTCTACCTTCCGAATGACAGCTGGTGCCACCTGCCCTTCGGCAATCCGTTTCCATGTTAGCCCTGCCATATGTTCGATTGCCGCCACACGAGAGGCAGTAAATACATCGTTATCCCTGTCATAACTGAGTACTTTAAATGCAATCACTTCTCCAATAAAACTTTTTAACTGGGCAACACTTGCAAATCCCGTCAGTTCCATTGGGATGTAGCCACGAACATGGTTCAGTCCTACCACCGCGCAAGGCTGCCCTAGTTTGTGCTCGATCCCGATGATCCGCGCCTGGACAATCATGCTGTTTTGATAGGCGCGATAAATCTCTTTCCAAGTTTCATCTACACGATTATCTTCCTCGACGATTCTGGAAGGGTCATACCCTTCAACAATGACTCGCAACGTTTTCGCTTGACGAATGCCGGCAGAATCGTGTTCTTCTGTGTCATGCTGCTCTTGCTCTTGGGTTTCCTCCATTTCCTCCACATTTTGCTCTTCAACCTCTTCCCCAGCGATTGGTTGATATTCCGTAACATCCGGCATTTCCATAACCCCTTCTTTCCCATTCAGTTCCAACGTCTTTTCCATTTCGCTCATTACCAAACACTCCTTCACAACTTTTTATTGATTCCAAAAATCCCCTGTCCTCTTTGTTGCTTTGGATCGTTGTTCTTTACCAGATGGCATTACCGGTTCCAGGTTCTCCCCTTGATTTTTGGGTCCGATCATGCTTGGCCTTTTTGGACTTAACGTTTTACCGTCTGCAATTGTAATTGCCTTCATATCAAACGGGTTTTCAGGTTGCGTCACCATCTTGTTTACTATGGTCTGGCCAGAGGGTACAGATACATTGGTCCTTTGCGTTTCAGTCGTGGGTTCACGCTCATCACCCCCTTTCACAGGCTGCGGTGATAACGATTGTTGGTACTCGATCAGAAACTGTTCAAACTTCCTTTTGTTTTCTTCTTCCAACTTTTGGGCTTCTGTACTGGGTTGAAAAGGATCATCCTGAAGTAAGGCCTGTACTTTTCTTCTCTTGGCTTGTTCAAGGCGCTTGTTTAACCAAGGTATGGGACGCATGATGGAACGCAAATCAAAAAGAGGTTTGGTTTCTTCAACCAACCTCTCTTTCCAATCCCTGGGTACAAACACCCCTTTGGCAATTCCCGGTGGCTGGGGATGCCCATTTTTAATTAGCTTGTGAACAAAATGAAAACGTGGAAGCCCGTCCATCAAAAAGGTAGGATGGAACCGGTATTTTTCCTTGGTTACGTCTCGATATGTCTTGGGGAAGATTTTCGGGATCAAGCCACCTTCATATGTTTTGGATCTCTCCTTTACTTCTTCTTTCCCAAATTCCTCCGCGAACTCTTTTGCATCTGCTCCGCCTATACCACCAAATGCAATCTTATTGCGGCAACTGGTCATAATTGCTTGTTTCATCGCTTTAGCGCTTAGTTTTCCGGATTCCATTTCAATCTGGCCAAGTGATTGCAAGGCAAAAATGCCGGCCACGCGATATTCGGCTGCAATCGAGAGAAACCGTTCCACGTCCGGATTGATGTATCGGCTGTACTCATCAATGATAAGGTAATGAGGGACACGTGTTTTTTCTGTCCCCTTTCTGCGAAACGTAGCCAATTGAAGGTGCATAGCAAGAAACTGACCAAAGGCATCACCAGCTGCGCCGAGCAAGCCGAGAGCGGTGTTGGCCGCTAATATCCCCCCTTCTTCAAAATGCTTATCTAAGTGGATCGTGCTTTTCCCGGTAATGACCGATTTTAA contains:
- a CDS encoding type IV secretory system conjugative DNA transfer family protein, whose product is MVKEMADAMDMESTLLDPSDLPNSGRLNVMSGAIDDVVEATVAVLKGLFGKQEAFFATVQELSTRNVTRLLKELCGDRMDITDVLENLRSEESLRKNVELFESKFGETDLVRFFKSELLGDGDLAKKYKQLVIGLRAQLENVTSNRYLKSVITGKSTIHLDKHFEEGGILAANTALGLLGAAGDAFGQFLAMHLQLATFRRKGTEKTRVPHYLIIDEYSRYINPDVERFLSIAAEYRVAGIFALQSLGQIEMESGKLSAKAMKQAIMTSCRNKIAFGGIGGADAKEFAEEFGKEEVKERSKTYEGGLIPKIFPKTYRDVTKEKYRFHPTFLMDGLPRFHFVHKLIKNGHPQPPGIAKGVFVPRDWKERLVEETKPLFDLRSIMRPIPWLNKRLEQAKRRKVQALLQDDPFQPSTEAQKLEEENKRKFEQFLIEYQQSLSPQPVKGGDEREPTTETQRTNVSVPSGQTIVNKMVTQPENPFDMKAITIADGKTLSPKRPSMIGPKNQGENLEPVMPSGKEQRSKATKRTGDFWNQ
- a CDS encoding S1 RNA-binding domain-containing protein, producing the protein MSEMEKTLELNGKEGVMEMPDVTEYQPIAGEEVEEQNVEEMEETQEQEQHDTEEHDSAGIRQAKTLRVIVEGYDPSRIVEEDNRVDETWKEIYRAYQNSMIVQARIIGIEHKLGQPCAVVGLNHVRGYIPMELTGFASVAQLKSFIGEVIAFKVLSYDRDNDVFTASRVAAIEHMAGLTWKRIAEGQVAPAVIRKVESKWLKVEIGGIVVNVPVTEVDHGWVDDLRDVYSVGDQIKVLITKVDREKKEVKVSIKALKPDPWPDCTRRYRLYADYVGTVSGIEEYGVFVRLEKGVDSLCRHPRLRIKLKKGDQVIVRITNVDPKNKRFSGKILRGL